A section of the Archocentrus centrarchus isolate MPI-CPG fArcCen1 chromosome 20, fArcCen1, whole genome shotgun sequence genome encodes:
- the LOC115799182 gene encoding uncharacterized protein LOC115799182 produces MGKHNPGRLAAVVVSFAAFVVSLLLNGLAVVGISPFHTTQANVSALFDTQLTPSGWTFFIWTVIYIWLILMMIYIVAGLFRKNGYGYVYCTPAVLPYGFFISWCLNMCFNIGWLLVWDRRLMIPALVFLILIICTNYSMICFICHGIHVYGAWLNKYHKTDLWLLRVLVQNGVMIYTTWTTVATLLNLTIVLAYEAQMSQEDAATVSYSLLAVLLLGWFVLENFVLDKHVRYICIIYPVVIWAMSGNLDKNYDAVSPSRNGIFIAVLLAVACVLFVIRLILVVWRHIKQPLYEGVDPEATEPMEIAEKQKKIFR; encoded by the exons ATGGGAAAACACAATCCAGGACGGCTTGCTGCAGTAGTCGTGTCTTTCGCTGCATTTGTAGTAAGCTTATTGCTCAATGGGCTGGCTGTAGTTGGAATTA GTCCCTTCCATACCACCCAAGCCAATGTGTCTGCTTTGTTTGACACCCAGCTCACGCCTTCAGGGTGGACATTCTTCATCTGGACCGTCATCTACATCTGGCTGATCCTCATGATGATCTACATTGTTGCGGGTCTTTTCAGAAA GAATGGATATGGATATGTTTACTGCACCCCTGCAGTACTGCCTTATGGATTCTTTATTAGCTGGTGTCTCAATATGTGTTTCAATATTGGTTGGCTGTTGGTTTGGGACAGAAG ACTGATGATTCCCGCACTGGTGTTTCTCATCCTCATCATCTGCACAAACTACTCCATGATATGCTTCATCTGCCACGGGATTCATGTTTATGGAGCTTGGCTCAACAAATACCACAAAACAGACCTGTGGCTCCTCCGGGTGTTG GTCCAAAATGGTGTCATGATATACACGACTTGGACAACTGTTGCAACACTGCTCAACCTGACCATTGTCCTGGCTTATGAAGCACAGATGTCCCAAGAAGATGCTGCCACCGTCTCATACTCTCTTTTGGCTGTTTTGTTGCTTGGGTG GTTTGTTCTGGAGAATTTTGTCCTCGACAAGCATGTGCGGTACATCTGCATAATTTACCCCGTTGTGATCTGGGCGATGTCTGGAAACCTTGACAAAAATTATGATGCTGTATCACCCAGTCGTAATGGCATCTTCATTG CTGTGCTGCTGGCGGTTGcctgtgtgctgtttgtgaTTCGGCTTATTTTGGTGGTTTGGAGACACATCAAACAGCCGCTGTACGAAGGTGTCGACCCTGAAGCCACGGAACCGATGGAGATCGCtgagaagcagaaaaagatATTTCGctga